Part of the Natrarchaeobius halalkaliphilus genome is shown below.
CGAAAATCGTGCCTTCCTCCTCGACGTGTGGGGACGTCTCCATGACGCTCCGCCACTCGTCGTAGTATCCACGGCTCCTGAACAGGGCGTAACCGAAGAGGACGCCCACCAGGATAATCGATCCGGGATGCGTGAGGATCGCGAACGGTTCGTAGGGATCCTCGGCGTCCTGCTCGAGGTAGCCGGTTTCGATCGCCGGGAACGAGAATCCGACTTCGAACTGGGCGAGCGACTCTTCGACCGGCGGGAACGCGACCACGAGCGCGATCACGAGGAGGACGCCGTACGGGAGAAACGCCTCGACGAGGCCCATGACGGGGTCCGGTTCCTCCTCCTCATGTTCGTCCGCTGTCGGCTCGCCCCCATCCGTCGCCACGTCTCGAGACATCGACTCCTCCATCGCCGGTCGCTCGAACGGATCGTGTTGTTGATCGTACCGCTTCCACCGCGAGAGGGGGTACAAGACGACGAGTGCGGCTGAAGCGGCGAGAAAGCCCGAGAGAAATGGACTGTAGATCGCCACTGCCATCAATCCGACCCACTGTACCGCACCGACGACGAGGATCATCGGGAGCCCGTGTCGAACGCCGTTCCACCGCCCGTACAGCCAGGCGATGGCGATCCCGCCGGCGAGGATCGGGACGACGTGAATAATCGCCGTCTGGAGCGCAGTCTCGACCGGAGCCTCGAACGGTGCGACGGAATCGGCGGCGAACCATCCGACGGCCAGCGTTCCGAAGTTGTTGTTCCACGCGTGTCCGATCAGCGGGATCGCGACGGCGTAGATCGGCCGAACGCCGAGTGCGAGCAACAGCGGCGCGACGATGGCGATCGGAGCACCGAATCCCACGACCCCCTGGAGAAACGAGGCGAACAGCCAGCCGAATGCGAGAACGAGGAAGAGATCGTTACTACTGAACCGTTGTATTCTGACCCTGAGGGTGTAGAGGGCACCGGCACGCTCCGTTACGAGGTACATCAGGACCGCCGGCCAGACGACGTACAAGACGAAAACGGCGTCCCAGACACCCTTTCCGACCGCGACGGCGTATGCGAACGGCGGTGCCTGAAAGACTGTAAGAGCGATGGCGGATGCGCCGAACATGCCCATAACAGCGGCCGTGTGAGCCGACCAGCGGTACCGAACCAGCAAAACGAGCAGGATCAGGATCGGGACGCTGGCGACGACCCAGTGGAAGAGATCGACGGGAAGAGCGTCGACCACGTCTACGTCACCTCGGAGAGTGAGTTCGTGACCATTGTGGATTAGTATCCGAGTGCCGAGCCGTCGCCTCGCGGATCAGCACCGCCCTCGAGCCACCCTCGCTCGCGATCGATGCGGATCGCCTGGGCGTGGCCCATGTTGTCGTCCCAGTCCGTGAGGACCCTCGTCGGTTGTCCGCGCAGACGCAGCCCGCGAACGACCTCGTCGGAGATACGCCCCTCGAGTGAGAGGTCGCGACTTTCGGTCCCCCACGTACGGCCCATGAGCCACCTCGGGGCCTCGATGGCCTGCTGGACGTCGTATCCGAAATCGACGAGGCGCGTCACCATCGCCGCGTGCGTCTGCGGTTGGCCTTCGCCGCCCATCGTCCCATAGAGCAGGTACGGGTCGTCGTCCCGGGTCAGCATCGCGGGAATGAGGGTGTGAAACGTCCGCTTTTCGGGCTCGAGGCGGTTCGGGTGGCTCTCGTCCAGCGAGAAGAACGAGCCCCTGTTTTGCATGATGATACCCGTATCGCCGCCGACGACGCCGCTCCCGAAGTCGTGATAGATCGACTGGATCACCGAGACGGCGAGCCCGTCCTCGTCGACGGCACAGAAATAGACCGTATCGCCGCCCGGATCGCTCGCGCGGTCGGCGTCCCCGTCGAACGTGATTCCGGGATCGACCGCCCCCATCTCGAGAGCGCTGTCGGCCTCGATTAGGTCCCGTCGGTCGTCCGCGTACCCCTTCGAGGTCAACTCGTCGACGGGGACGTCGACGAAGTCCGGATCGGTCAGCCACTCGTCGCGGTCGGCGAAGGCCACCTTGACGGCCTCCGCGAGGTGGTGATAGTACTCGACCGTCCCGTCACCCCAGCTTTCGACGTCGTAGTCTTCGAGGAGGTTGAGAACCTGGAGAGCCGCGAACCCCTGCGTGTTCGGCGGGAACTCGTAGGCGGTGTATCCGCGGTACGTGGTCGTAATGGGCTCTACCCACTCCGCTTCGAACTCCGCGAAGTCGTCGGCGAGGAGCGGAGAGCCACGGTCGTTCAGGTCCGCACAGATTCGCTCGGCGATCTCCCCGTCGTAGAACCCGTCTCTCGCCCCCCGTTCGGAGATGGTCTCGAGCGAATCAGCGAGATCGGGTTGTTCGATTCGATCGCCGACCCCCGGGACGGAGCCGTCGGGGAGAAAAATGTCGCCGGACGAGGGATACTCCTCGAAGACCGGAACGTCCTCGACGATCCAGTCCGCCACCGAACGGCTGACTGGCATCCCCTCCTCGGCGTACTCGATCGCCGGTTCGAAGAGCCGTGACCAGGCAAGCGAGCCGAAAGAGTCGTGAGCCTCGCGCCACCCGTCGACCGCGCCCGGAACGGTCAGCGCGCTCTCCAGACCGCGTTCCGGGATCGTGTCCCGCCCCCGGTCACGGTAAAACGCTCGAGTGGCTTCGCGTCCGGTCGGCCCGCTCGCGTTCAGCGCGCGGACCTCGTCGTCGTCGGGAGCGTGGATCAGCCAGAAGCCATCACCGCCGAGTCCCGCCATGTGTGGGTAGACGACACAGAGCACGGCGTTCGCCGCGATCGCCGCATCGACCGCGCTTCCGCCCTCCTCGAGCGTCGTGATGCCAGCCTGACTCGCCAGGTGATGAGACGTCGCGATCATTCCGTTCTCCGCCCGCGTCGGCGGTCGGCCGGTACGCGGCCCGCTGTATTCGGACATGTCGCTAGCGCCAGTACACGGGTTAATAAACAATATACATCGAATAATAGAAACTCTCTACACGATAGGGGTTCGTACGAGGTCGGTACGACGGCGATTATTCACTTCGTGCCTGCCACTCCCATCACTGTCCATCTCAGAAGCGGCGTACGGGTGAAAGTCCGTAACTGTCCGTCCAGAGCGCGGTATACGTACTGGTGTCGGTGACTATCGTAGTCTCTGAACATCACTACACGTCTCGTCGCGCGACTGCTGTGCGGTCAGTGTGTCGAGAGTTGCAGTTGCGTCAGAACTGGTTTGAACGATGCTCGAGGGGGGAGGGCGACGCGTCGTCATCGATCACGCCACGTTTCGAGTTCGCGCAACTCCTCGACGATATCCTCGAGTTCGTCGACCTCGAGCGATCCGGTTTCGGTGACGAGTTCGGTGACGCACTCTGCGGGCGTCACGTCGAAAGTCGGGTTCGCGACGTCGACCGACGGATTGCCGTCGTAAACCGCGGCTCGGTCGCCGGACTCGAGGTTCACGGTGGTCCGCGTCGAGAGTTTGTCGGCTGCGGCGACGACCGTCACGGGGACGTTCTCGCGAGCGGCAGCGATCGAAACCGCTCGCGTTCCGGTCTTGTTCACTACGGCACCGTCGGGTCGGACGGTGTCGGCCCCGACGACGACGCGATCGACGGCCTCGGTCGCGAGGACGTGGGCCGCGGCCGCGTCGGTGTGAACCGTCACTGAACAGTCGAGGACCGAATCGCTCGCCAGCGTTTCCGCGACGCCAACACCCTCACGTCCCGGCCGGGATTCGGAGACGAAGACGCGGGACGGCGACCCCTCGCGGAGCGCATCGAGAACGGTTCCCGATCGCGAAAGCGTCAGCACGGTCCCGTCGATGCGTTCGCCGCCGTTGACCGCGGCGTCCTCGTCGGCCGCGGCGGCGCGCTCGATCCCCGAGATTGCGGACTCGAGAACGGCCGCTCCACCGGGAGGGTGGTCATCCGTTCGATCCGCATCTGCCATCGCCCGATTCACTCGATTCCGGAGGACGGCCATCGAGGGCCGGGTCTCGAGCACTCGGCCGGCGAGTTCAGCGAGTTCGTTCCATTCGGCGTCGGAGCGCGTTTCGGCTCCGTCCGATTCGTGTGTGTTCCGTTCGGATCCGTCCGGTTCGCCCTCGGCCCGTTCTGCGACGAGTACGCCCGCTCGATCCCGCACGACCTCGAGCGCCCGGAGCGAGAGAAACGCCGCGCCGTGTTCGTCGTCGGCCGCGACGGAGCGGGCGGTCGGCGCGACGCGTTCGTAGGCCGTCCACAGTTTCGGCACGGTTTCGCGGCCGTCGGACGGATCGACGGTCGCCGTCGGGGAACGCCACTCGAAGGCGTCGTGTTCGTCGCTCAGTTTGACCTCGCGCGTGTCGCAGTCGAACAGGAAGGGACGAACGATCCGCTCGCGGTCGAGATCCGGGTCTTCGAACTCGACTGGACGTCCCGATCGCACCAGCGAAACGCCGTCCTCGAGGCCGGTTTTCTCGCGAATTTCGGTTCGAACCCGTTCGTCCGGCCGTCCCTCCGCGAAGCCGGAGACGCCGTCCCACCGGCCGACGTGACTACCGACAGCGTCGCTCCGACGTACCAACAGGATCTCTCCACGGTTTCTTACGAACGCAGTGACGACGTGGCTCGGTTCCGATCCGTCGTCTCTCGTCGAGTCGGTCATACCGGATGGACGGTGTCGTGCGGTGAATAATTTCCGTCGGAGACCTGAACGGTTTAACCCGACCGGCCCGAAACCCGACGTATCGATGGGACGCGAGGAACTGACAGCAGACGCGAACGAAACGCCGGTTCGTCCGGATTCGAACGGTGCCCGGATCGGCGTCGACGTCGGTGGCACGTTCACCGACGTGGCACTCTCCGTCGAAGACCGGCTCGTGACGGCGAAGGTCCCGACGACTGCCGACCAGCACGTCGGCGTCCTCGAGGGTATCGCCAAGGCCTGTGCGAAGGCGGACATCGAGCCGGGGGAGATCGACGAGTTCGCCCACGCGATGACCGTCTCGGTCAACGCGCTGCTCGAGCGGAGGGGTGCGACGACCGCCCTCGTCACGACCGCGGGGTTCCGTGACGTCCTCGAGATCGGCCGACAGGATCGACCGAGTCTGTACGATCTCGAGGCGGAGAAGCCGACGCCGCTCGTACCCCGGACGCGTCGATTCGAGATCGACGAGCGGACGACGCCGGACGGCATCGAACGAGCGGTCGATCCCGAGGAAGTACGCCAGCTTGCGGATACTCTGTGCGAGCGTGACGTCGAGGCGGTCGCGGTCTGTCTGCTTCACTCCTACAGCGATCCCGAAAACGAGACGACCGTCGCGAAGACGCTCCGTTCGGAGCTCGAGGTTCCGGTCTCGGTCTCACACGAGGTTCTCGCGGAGTTTCGCGAGTTCGAGCGGACGTCGACGACGGCGGTCGATGCCTACGTTCGACCGGCGATCGACAGCTACGTTGGACGGCTGGTCGAGGAGGCCGAGAACGAGGGAATTCCGGCCCCGCGAATCATGCAGGCCAACGGCGGCATCGCCAGCCCCCAGACGGTTCGCGATCGGGCGGTTACGACGACGCTGTCGGGACCGGCTGCGGGCGTCGTCGGCGCGACGGCGGCCGCGGACGATTCGACGGCCGCGGGTCTCGTCACGTTCGACATGGGCGGAACCTCGAGCGACGTGAGTCTCGTCCGGGACGGCCGAGTCGAGCGGACGACCGACGCCGACATCGACGGACTGCCGATCCGCACGCCGATGGTCGACGTAAACACCGTCGGTGCGGGCGGCGGCTCGATCGCCTGGGTCGACGCCGGCGGCGCGCTTCGAGTCGGACCGCGGTCGGCGGGTGCGGATCCCGGCCCGGCCTGTTACGGTCGCGGCGGGACCGAACCAACAGTGACCGACGCCAACGTCGTTCTGGGTTACATCGGCTCCGAGACCGCCCTCGGCGGCGAACTGTCCCTCGACGTCGAGGCGGCCCACGAGGCGCTCGAGGGACTGGCCGAGGAGGCGGACCTCGACGGCGCACTCGAGGCGGCTCACGGCGTCTACCGCGTCGCGAACGCGACGATGACACGAACGATTCGGTCGATCACGGTCGAACGAGGCCACGATCCGCGTGGATTCGCGCTCGTGGCATTCGGCGGAGCGGGACCGATGCACGCCGGGGCTCTCGCCGCTGCGCTCGATATCGATCAGGTCGTCGTTCCACGTCCCGGCGGCGTGCTTTCGGCGTTCGGTCTGCTCGCCGCCGACGAGAGCACGGACGCGGCCAGAACCGTCGGCATCGATCTCGAAACGGAGCCCGAAGCCGGGGCGACGCTCGAGGCGGACGCGCTCGAAGAGATCGGAGGGGTCTACGACGACCTCGTCGCGGACGCCCTCGGTGACGTCTCGGAGTCCGATCGCGTCCGCCTCGAGCGTGGCGCTGACTGTCGGTACACCGGCCAGAGCTTCGAGTTGACCGTTCCCGTCGACGATAGCTTCGACGCCGAGGTCGTCGCCGAACGCTTCCACGACGCCCACGAGCGGACGTACGGCTACACGATGGACGAGCCGATCGAGATCGTCACGCTCCGGGCGACGGCGACTGTTCCGCGGACGGATCCGAGCATCCGACACGACGGGCGAGGCGATGCGCTCGTCGGCTCTCGTGAGGTACACTTCTCCGAGACGGGCGCGTGGGAGACGACGGTCTACGATCGGGACGCCCTCGAGTCGGGTGCGACGTTATCCGGACCGGCGATCCTCGAACAGGACGAGTGCACGACGGTCGTTCCGCCACAGTGGGACGGCGAGGTCGGAACGGACGGGACGCTCCGGCTGACCCGGACGGGGGATGACTGAACCATGACACACAATTCGAACGACGACGCGAACGACGACGGTGAAACCTGCCGGTCGAGCGATTCAGAGACGGACGATCCGGACATCGATCCGGTGACGCTCGAGGTGCTTCGCAACCAGCTGGAGGGGGTCGCAGAGGAGATGGGACAGACGCTGATCCGCGGTGCGTACTCACCGAACATCAAAGAGCGTCGGGACTGTTCGACGGCGCTGTTCGACGCCGAGGGACGGACGATCGCACAGGCCGAGCACATCCCGGTCCACCTGGGAGCGATGCCCGCGGCGGTCGAGGCCGTTCGCGAGCGAAACCCCAATCCCGGCGACGTCTTCGTGCTCAATGACCCCTTTACCGGGGGAACGCACCTTCCCGACGTGACTCTGGTTTCGCCCCTCGCACCCGGGTCAGGCCGCGGGAGCGAGGATAAGCCCGATGAGGACGGTCACCGATCC
Proteins encoded:
- the ggt gene encoding gamma-glutamyltransferase; translation: MSEYSGPRTGRPPTRAENGMIATSHHLASQAGITTLEEGGSAVDAAIAANAVLCVVYPHMAGLGGDGFWLIHAPDDDEVRALNASGPTGREATRAFYRDRGRDTIPERGLESALTVPGAVDGWREAHDSFGSLAWSRLFEPAIEYAEEGMPVSRSVADWIVEDVPVFEEYPSSGDIFLPDGSVPGVGDRIEQPDLADSLETISERGARDGFYDGEIAERICADLNDRGSPLLADDFAEFEAEWVEPITTTYRGYTAYEFPPNTQGFAALQVLNLLEDYDVESWGDGTVEYYHHLAEAVKVAFADRDEWLTDPDFVDVPVDELTSKGYADDRRDLIEADSALEMGAVDPGITFDGDADRASDPGGDTVYFCAVDEDGLAVSVIQSIYHDFGSGVVGGDTGIIMQNRGSFFSLDESHPNRLEPEKRTFHTLIPAMLTRDDDPYLLYGTMGGEGQPQTHAAMVTRLVDFGYDVQQAIEAPRWLMGRTWGTESRDLSLEGRISDEVVRGLRLRGQPTRVLTDWDDNMGHAQAIRIDRERGWLEGGADPRGDGSALGY
- a CDS encoding hydantoinase/oxoprolinase family protein produces the protein MGREELTADANETPVRPDSNGARIGVDVGGTFTDVALSVEDRLVTAKVPTTADQHVGVLEGIAKACAKADIEPGEIDEFAHAMTVSVNALLERRGATTALVTTAGFRDVLEIGRQDRPSLYDLEAEKPTPLVPRTRRFEIDERTTPDGIERAVDPEEVRQLADTLCERDVEAVAVCLLHSYSDPENETTVAKTLRSELEVPVSVSHEVLAEFREFERTSTTAVDAYVRPAIDSYVGRLVEEAENEGIPAPRIMQANGGIASPQTVRDRAVTTTLSGPAAGVVGATAAADDSTAAGLVTFDMGGTSSDVSLVRDGRVERTTDADIDGLPIRTPMVDVNTVGAGGGSIAWVDAGGALRVGPRSAGADPGPACYGRGGTEPTVTDANVVLGYIGSETALGGELSLDVEAAHEALEGLAEEADLDGALEAAHGVYRVANATMTRTIRSITVERGHDPRGFALVAFGGAGPMHAGALAAALDIDQVVVPRPGGVLSAFGLLAADESTDAARTVGIDLETEPEAGATLEADALEEIGGVYDDLVADALGDVSESDRVRLERGADCRYTGQSFELTVPVDDSFDAEVVAERFHDAHERTYGYTMDEPIEIVTLRATATVPRTDPSIRHDGRGDALVGSREVHFSETGAWETTVYDRDALESGATLSGPAILEQDECTTVVPPQWDGEVGTDGTLRLTRTGDD
- a CDS encoding L-lactate permease, with product MVDALPVDLFHWVVASVPILILLVLLVRYRWSAHTAAVMGMFGASAIALTVFQAPPFAYAVAVGKGVWDAVFVLYVVWPAVLMYLVTERAGALYTLRVRIQRFSSNDLFLVLAFGWLFASFLQGVVGFGAPIAIVAPLLLALGVRPIYAVAIPLIGHAWNNNFGTLAVGWFAADSVAPFEAPVETALQTAIIHVVPILAGGIAIAWLYGRWNGVRHGLPMILVVGAVQWVGLMAVAIYSPFLSGFLAASAALVVLYPLSRWKRYDQQHDPFERPAMEESMSRDVATDGGEPTADEHEEEEPDPVMGLVEAFLPYGVLLVIALVVAFPPVEESLAQFEVGFSFPAIETGYLEQDAEDPYEPFAILTHPGSIILVGVLFGYALFRSRGYYDEWRSVMETSPHVEEEGTIFDGVKENAIPASLSIILLIIMAIVMVETGQIAVLALGIAAVLPPTAYLFASSSIGVLGAFITGSNTASNIMFSPLQDGTADELDLPQWSVLASQMTGGAVGNAISPSNVVLGTGTVGIPGKEGDILRITLPWVVIVTLMVGALTVLVSGFVFLGGGG
- a CDS encoding initiation factor 2B; its protein translation is MTDSTRDDGSEPSHVVTAFVRNRGEILLVRRSDAVGSHVGRWDGVSGFAEGRPDERVRTEIREKTGLEDGVSLVRSGRPVEFEDPDLDRERIVRPFLFDCDTREVKLSDEHDAFEWRSPTATVDPSDGRETVPKLWTAYERVAPTARSVAADDEHGAAFLSLRALEVVRDRAGVLVAERAEGEPDGSERNTHESDGAETRSDAEWNELAELAGRVLETRPSMAVLRNRVNRAMADADRTDDHPPGGAAVLESAISGIERAAAADEDAAVNGGERIDGTVLTLSRSGTVLDALREGSPSRVFVSESRPGREGVGVAETLASDSVLDCSVTVHTDAAAAHVLATEAVDRVVVGADTVRPDGAVVNKTGTRAVSIAAARENVPVTVVAAADKLSTRTTVNLESGDRAAVYDGNPSVDVANPTFDVTPAECVTELVTETGSLEVDELEDIVEELRELETWRDR